A window of Agelaius phoeniceus isolate bAgePho1 chromosome 9, bAgePho1.hap1, whole genome shotgun sequence genomic DNA:
TATTATTGATATCAATATAATGAATTTATAGTTGTTGGTAGTGCTTTGTCCCTTTACTTAAATATTCTGCTACCATGTTTGCTTTTCAAGCCATGGAAAGGACAATTTGAGAGATATATTACAAGTTTGGTCTGTGAGACTTTTCACCTTTCTTTGACTGAAAGGAATTTTCAAGAATACAAACCAGCAGAATGGGCCTCAAAAAATCCCAtacaaatgggaaaaaagttTGTATTTCcttgttgtctttttttcttttaaatatgaaTGGAACATGTTAATGCAGACAGTATAATTTTTACAAAGTACCCCCATTCCGGGGGAATAATAATGATTCAAAATGCATCTTTACTTTACATCATACTTTAAATACATCACACTTTAAATACATCAGTTCCCCAGGTATTAGTTCCTGGAATGGATGAGAATTGCTTCCTTGCATTCTCTGTGCCCTGGATGTTTTCTGGGAGCAGCTGGTTTCAGTAGGTGAAGGAGCACCTGTGACTCAtgtgtgctgggctctgtgcatGATTTCACCCCAAATAATGAGGTCTCTTAGGGAGTGGTCTCTGTGCCATCATTGTTCATGGCTCTAGAACTGAGTTCAGCAGAAGTGGAAGGTTTAGAAAAAGATCCCACGGATCAATGAGAGCATCAGTCAGAAATGCCTTGGGTTCAACCACCCAGCAAGTACAAGTCTTGGAGGCAgtacagaaagaaaagcaaaaaaaccataTCCTTGAGCTGCTGAATGAGCAAAACCAGCTTAGGAAGGAGCAAATTTGTATGGTAAATGTCTGGGATTTGGACAGATGTTCAACCAAAGAGCAAATCTCTTGCACCTTTAAATACACAAAGCAATATCTAAGGAAAGAGTAGTAGGGAAATCAGAGGTGCAGACAGGTTGCACaggattttctctctcctggACATGAAGATAGAGTACTAGACACCAACATGACAGAGAGCAGGGTTCTAGAGAAAACTGATCTTTTAGATGGCACCTGTGTGCAAATCACACCAAAAGGGGTTTGAAAGAGGCTTTTCTCCTCAAAATCATTAAAGCAGTTCTGGTTTTGGTTCAATGCAAAGTCCCAAATTGTATATGTATGCACAAATACAGACAGATGTGCAAGTTTAAAATATGGCATGTGTTCTTTGTAGATTTTTGACTCatataataaaaacaaaacaagaagtGGTGCAAGGTCTGGTAAGCATGTAAATACTTTCTTTGGAAACAAATCACTTCTCTTATGCAGCTGTCCAGAAAACTAAGCAGTAATTATGCTGGAGATAAACCTGTTTTCTAAATCAAAGTTTGGCTGAAAATGTGTAAATAAGATAATATTTTTAAGGCAGGAAGGTGTAGGAGTAGAAGGGAGGACAGAGAGAAGGGAACAATCTGGAGGAGTGAGGAAAGAGCTCAGAGATCAGGCCTAGATCTTTTTCATATAGAATATTTaggatgtgaaaaaaaaaaaaagagtgaagaggaaaaattacagctaatatttaaagaaaatgtctGTTTTGGAAAATGTTGGGTAAAATCTTCAGtactaaagaaaagaaagacttATTCTGTTTTGTCTGGAGAATTCAAATGCTACCAGGCTGCCTCACCTCTAAATGTTGGTTTCTGCCTGTATTAGGCTGTTAGAAACCTGCAGTACTCCTGCtcttctcagcttctccttaGTCTGAATTCTTGCTACTGGAGAGGGAAGGAATTGCAGTTTAGGTCAAGGATGTGTAGAAATATTGAGTGAAAAGCTGAGCAGAAAAACagttctcaaaaaaaaaaggccaagcAGGATCTGACCGTGGACATGCACTGgcatggtttttttttaggtatTTCAAGGTCTAGAAAAGAAACATTGGTGGGGCTTGGTTTTTCACCTCTCACCTGAAGTGTGGTTCTCTTCTGGGAATGGATGAGTCAGGAGTGGCTCATTCTGCTCAGCCAGAGGTAAAGCCTGAGGTGAACTCAGGCACAGGGGCTTGTCCCTGCTTGCTGCTTACTACAGTGACCAACTCCCGCCAGAATGGaagctggtttggggtttttttttgctaatgACTGCAAATAAACAGGACTTATTTCCTGGATTATAGAAATAGCATCCGAAATGAACAGAAAATCCATTCCACTGTGCAAAGGCTGTGActttggggctgggagctgtgtagagctgcaggagcatctCCTACCACCATCTTCTGGAAGGCACCAAGAACTACAGCCTCTGTCAAGTGTTTTGGGGTGTGTGAGGAGTCAGCCTCAGGGCAAGTATGGATGTCTTAGTGAAGCATGTGCTGATGAATATTATCTTCTCACTTCAGCCCATCTGCCAGGCAGCTTATAACAACGATTTCAACAAAGTTCATCTCCTTTTGGAGAGCAACAGCAACTATTTGAATGTCCAGGACAGCTTCCTTGGAGACACCCCCTTAATTTGTGCATGTAGAAAAGGAAACAACAGGATAGTTAACTATCTTCTTAGGAAACATGCTGATGTCAACCTCAGAAATAAGGTAAGTGGCCACTGACTCTCCTTTGTGGGGCTGTTCTTTCAGATTCTGGGAGTGCCAGTGGGGACACTGGAAAGCACAGACAAACCTCAAGTTTGTTTCCTACTGAGGATATGTGGAGAAACAGGTGGAACTAAaagttttctctgctttttttggAGTCCTGTGTCCAGCTCCATTTTGACAACCAGTAACAAATTTAACACTGTAGCACAAAACTTTGCAGACTGCTTTGGTATTCAGTattcaaagatttttttaaagctctgttCTCAGTAGGAGTCTGTGGTGgtctttgctgctttcctgtttTTCCCTGATGTCCCAAAAACGATGTCCTAAGGTCTCACATATCCTTGCTTCAGTAGCCAGCACCTCCATAACAAGGGGGGCTGTGGTGATTCCTCCTGCTGATTTACCTTGCTGTGTGGCAGCAACAGCCACATACCCACCCTATCCTTTGCATTTCTGTAGCCAGGTCCAAGTTTACCAACACACACATGGAATCCTTTGGATCCCACATCATCCTTGCATGTGTAGTCCAATTTCCATGTCCCTCCATGTGCTAAATGTGCTTCTACTTGAATGAAGCAAGATGCATGTGTCTATTTCTGCTTGAAAATCACAGGAGATTTCCTATTAGACAGTCTAAAAGAACGCTTGTGGAATTTAAAATGGTCTACTCTAGTCAATATTAATCAAAGTGGGTTCACTGAATCTGGTACTAATCAGAGTTGCTTTGTGTTTAGAAGGACTGCACTTGCCTGCACTATGCTGTGAGGAAACGGTTCACCTTCCTTGACTATGTGCTCATCATAATCCTCATGCCAGTTATGCTTATTGGGTACCTTCTCATGGTGAgtctggatggaagcaagaatGACCCTCTACCTTTCCCTTGCCATTTTTCCTGGCAGTGTTTCAGGCCAGGAACATCTACAGAATATGGGCTGCTTTCTTAAAGCAAGACTGAGTGTGTTCAACAGAAGGAATTTTGCTGTGGCTGTAACTGGTGAAGGAACAGATTTGTATTACAGCATCAGTCTGACATTCCCAGAGACCATGCctcttttctgggaaaaaaccccatggtATTTAGCACAAATATACTTAAGGCTATATGCAGATTAACTGTTTCACTGTGTTATTCTTTCCCTTGCACCAAACAGGTCTCAAAGACAAAACAGAATGAACACCTGGTCAAGATGTTGCTTAGAGCTGGAGTCGATGTGAATGCTACAGACTCTGTAAGTGGCTTTATACAGATGCAAATGTGGCTCACAGGAAGGAAACAATACTAAAAACAGACTACAGAACCTTCTAGCAGCATAGCTGGAGTAGGAGCATCAGGGACTGAACTGACTGATGTACCAGGAGGATTCAATGTTTCTGCTTGACACTCAGGCAACAGATTTATAGTGTATACAGAAATAATTCCCCACTGATCAACTAATCCTCCCTTTCTGAATAATGCCCTCATAAGAGCATCCAGGCAAGCTGGGCTCAGGTACTTATGTATTAAATACCCCTGTATTCTAGTAAAGATTCTAGTAATAATCTGTAAAGATTCAAGTGATATAAGCATCTGAGTTTACCAGCATTTATTTTGAACTGGAACAGAGTTGTGGGCTACAGGGCAAGACCCTGTGTCTTCTCTTAGTCTTCAGAGTGTGCAGATCTATGTATCCATGCTGATCTATGTATCCATGTATCTATGTCTATACAGAGCTCTGTATCCACTATCCTACTTGGGTGAGGTAAAGAGCTCCTCTTCTCTAAGGTGGAGAAGGAGAAACACTAATTTTATCAGCAATGAAATTCTAAAACACTGAAGTGCAAGCTAACAGTATTGTTTAAGATGTAGTTTCTGAGGTCAAGCTCATGTGATCCTCTGAAGTTACTGGTTTCCTGCTAATGCATCAAGCCTGTTTTAGCAGTTGTATCCCAGggaaggaattaatttttttgatcCTGTTTTTCTCATGGTAATGTGGTTTTTTTACCTTGTAGTGTATTGTG
This region includes:
- the ANKRD22 gene encoding ankyrin repeat domain-containing protein 22, with product MGILYSEPICQAAYNNDFNKVHLLLESNSNYLNVQDSFLGDTPLICACRKGNNRIVNYLLRKHADVNLRNKKDCTCLHYAVRKRFTFLDYVLIIILMPVMLIGYLLMVSKTKQNEHLVKMLLRAGVDVNATDSSGSTALHYACEMKNQAVIPLLLEAHADTSVKNQDGETPLDIARRLQFHSIESMIRKDS